A genomic region of Mesobacillus jeotgali contains the following coding sequences:
- a CDS encoding GspE/PulE family protein — protein MRQTRKRLGDLLVETGLIKAEQLQDTLANKAESQKLGDALLQQGLITEQQLIEVLEFQLGIPHISLYRYPFDTKLLTLIPKDLAKRNLVIPLKKEGDKLFVAMADPMDFITVDDLRLSTGFHVETAIATKDDILRAINKYYDSNEGFEDLLELNAPMETIKEETLNEADSPIIRLVNQLLSNASTSKASDIHIDPQETKVIIRYRVDGILRVERVLPKHMQNVLIARIKIMANLDITENRIPQDGRMKVNIDFHPVDLRVSTMPTVFGEKVVMRILDLGSSLNDVEKLGFSQHNLERFKDMISRPNGIVLITGPTGSGKSSTLYAALNKLNSEEVNIITIEDPVEYQLEGINQIQVNTNVGMTFAAGLRSILRQDPDIIMVGEIRDKETVEVSVRASLTGHLVLSTIHTNDALSSITRMIDMGVEPFLVASSLSGIVAQRLVRRVCRDCAEVHEPTKREIDIFLKRGIQIDRVWRGSGCSSCNMTGYRGRIAIHEVLQIDGELRRAIMNEEPINVLREIAVSNKTIFLIDDGLLKVKQGLTTTEEVLRVAITE, from the coding sequence ATGAGACAAACACGAAAGCGGCTGGGGGACCTGTTAGTTGAAACAGGGCTGATTAAAGCTGAACAGCTTCAGGATACTCTGGCTAATAAAGCTGAAAGCCAAAAGCTGGGCGATGCATTGCTTCAACAAGGACTGATCACAGAGCAACAACTCATCGAGGTACTGGAATTCCAGCTAGGCATTCCTCATATCAGTTTGTATCGTTATCCTTTCGATACGAAATTACTCACCTTGATACCAAAGGACTTGGCGAAAAGAAATTTAGTCATTCCTTTGAAAAAAGAGGGGGATAAGCTGTTTGTCGCCATGGCTGATCCCATGGATTTTATTACAGTTGACGATTTAAGGCTTTCAACAGGTTTTCATGTTGAAACGGCTATAGCTACCAAGGATGATATCCTCAGGGCAATCAATAAATACTATGACAGCAATGAAGGCTTTGAAGATCTGTTGGAGTTGAATGCTCCGATGGAAACAATCAAAGAAGAAACTCTGAATGAAGCCGATTCACCGATCATCAGGCTGGTGAACCAGCTGCTTTCGAATGCTTCCACCAGCAAGGCGAGCGATATCCATATTGATCCCCAGGAAACAAAGGTCATTATTCGATATCGCGTGGATGGGATTCTCAGGGTGGAAAGAGTACTGCCAAAGCATATGCAAAATGTTCTGATCGCCAGGATAAAAATCATGGCGAACCTTGATATCACAGAGAATCGGATTCCTCAGGACGGACGAATGAAGGTCAATATTGACTTTCACCCGGTCGATTTACGTGTGTCTACCATGCCGACTGTTTTCGGAGAAAAGGTTGTTATGAGGATTCTCGACCTGGGAAGTTCGTTGAACGATGTTGAAAAGCTTGGTTTCAGCCAGCACAATCTGGAGCGCTTTAAAGATATGATCAGCAGGCCGAATGGGATAGTCTTGATCACTGGCCCAACTGGTTCAGGCAAGTCTTCGACACTGTATGCGGCGCTCAATAAGCTGAACAGTGAGGAAGTAAATATCATCACTATCGAGGATCCGGTTGAATATCAATTGGAAGGAATCAACCAAATACAGGTCAATACAAATGTTGGCATGACTTTCGCTGCGGGGCTGAGGTCAATCCTGCGCCAGGACCCAGACATCATCATGGTCGGAGAAATTCGTGATAAAGAGACAGTAGAGGTTTCTGTCAGAGCCTCTTTGACCGGACATTTAGTGTTAAGTACCATCCATACGAATGATGCGCTTAGCTCCATAACAAGAATGATCGATATGGGAGTGGAACCTTTCCTGGTGGCGTCTTCATTAAGCGGAATCGTAGCACAGAGACTTGTCAGAAGAGTCTGCAGGGATTGTGCTGAAGTACATGAGCCAACGAAACGGGAGATTGACATCTTTTTAAAAAGAGGCATTCAGATTGATAGGGTTTGGAGGGGAAGTGGTTGCTCCTCCTGCAATATGACGGGGTACAGAGGGCGTATCGCTATCCATGAGGTATTGCAGATCGACGGGGAATTACGGAGAGCAATCATGAACGAGGAGCCTATTAACGTGCTGAGGGAGATTGCAGTAAGCAACAAGACAATCTTTTTAATTGATGATGGTCTTTTGAAGGTCAAACAAGGACTTACAACGACAGAAGAAGTTTTAAGAGTGGCAATAACAGAGTAA
- a CDS encoding VanW family protein — MKRQQIVKFSLILSVLSIFIFSYKYFGSDIFSARTSAKQAFSENTIIGSFDVSNKSQDEATANIQTEVDSWLAQASVQLVYKGQNYPVNTTAFVFEVENSVSSATSGAQNELYVRWEEAELNNLNLPSLIMAKLDTEKLTIKMQASAQKLIPEIVIKLEDFLPAEEPAIISTASVKLSSNVESELIVELVPIDILPDSMFSLAAYANENGLANVSASTFSQMGSALYKAFLQSDISIVERHISSQLPKNIDLGYETKVDFSKNLDLKFYNPTDTSYKVELNLNGQELEVVVTGPPPIYEYKITASDKQEFKPRIIKQYSPHLKQGQKSVQTEGKAGLLIKVNREIYGENGELLKNEFISEDFYPPIHRVEVLPLAPAVIQTAPDSTTGSDTVTVPGVEQNDSTSGQTSGTNPTVPASDGEQQQPNDDHANDGEQGADEGGLWGKPNEQPK, encoded by the coding sequence GTGAAAAGACAGCAAATAGTAAAGTTTTCACTGATCCTTTCTGTTCTTTCAATCTTTATATTCAGCTATAAATATTTTGGCTCGGACATATTCAGCGCACGGACGTCAGCGAAGCAAGCATTCTCTGAAAATACGATAATCGGAAGCTTTGACGTTTCAAACAAGTCACAAGACGAGGCAACGGCTAATATTCAAACGGAAGTAGATAGTTGGTTAGCCCAGGCGAGTGTACAGCTTGTTTATAAAGGCCAAAACTACCCTGTGAACACAACCGCTTTTGTTTTTGAGGTTGAGAATTCTGTTTCTTCTGCCACCAGTGGAGCACAAAATGAACTATATGTTCGTTGGGAAGAGGCGGAATTAAATAATCTGAACTTACCTTCCTTAATCATGGCCAAACTTGATACTGAAAAACTAACTATCAAAATGCAAGCTTCCGCACAAAAACTAATTCCGGAAATTGTAATCAAGCTTGAGGACTTTCTTCCTGCTGAAGAACCAGCCATTATTTCGACTGCTTCTGTCAAGCTTTCTTCTAATGTTGAGTCAGAGCTCATTGTAGAGCTAGTTCCAATCGATATATTGCCAGATTCAATGTTTTCGCTTGCTGCCTATGCAAATGAAAACGGCCTGGCAAATGTTTCAGCTTCAACCTTCAGTCAGATGGGTTCTGCCTTATACAAGGCATTCCTGCAATCTGATATTTCAATCGTCGAAAGACACATAAGCAGCCAGCTGCCAAAAAATATTGATTTAGGTTATGAAACTAAAGTGGATTTTTCCAAAAATCTTGATTTGAAGTTTTATAACCCAACCGATACATCTTATAAGGTAGAGTTGAATCTAAATGGACAGGAACTGGAGGTGGTGGTGACAGGGCCACCTCCAATATATGAATACAAGATAACTGCCTCAGATAAGCAGGAATTCAAACCAAGGATAATCAAGCAATATTCTCCTCATCTCAAGCAAGGACAAAAGTCCGTCCAGACAGAAGGAAAAGCGGGTTTGCTGATCAAGGTCAACAGGGAGATCTACGGTGAAAATGGAGAACTCTTAAAAAATGAATTCATATCTGAGGACTTTTATCCGCCTATCCACCGGGTCGAAGTGCTTCCGTTAGCACCAGCAGTTATCCAAACTGCTCCAGATTCAACAACTGGCTCAGATACTGTTACGGTTCCGGGAGTTGAGCAAAACGACAGTACTTCGGGACAAACAAGCGGAACAAATCCAACTGTACCAGCCAGCGACGGCGAACAACAGCAGCCAAATGACGATCATGCTAATGATGGTGAACAAGGGGCAGATGAAGGCGGCCTATGGGGTAAACCGAATGAACAGCCAAAATAA
- a CDS encoding type IV pilus modification PilV family protein: MGNKLGDQNGLTLLEVLLSIVILSIVLTSFAGFFSQSALFVKKNEEKLSTSQTTQKVVNLIELNISKSRLQTIPDCADLECTLNEDALEALSGQTINSTYTISASFTPGEENLIKAKVAIIDSDDPESSSETFTYIRR, translated from the coding sequence TTGGGTAATAAGTTGGGGGACCAAAATGGACTGACTTTACTGGAAGTTTTATTGTCAATTGTAATTCTTTCCATCGTATTAACGTCCTTTGCAGGCTTTTTTAGCCAATCTGCATTGTTTGTGAAGAAAAATGAAGAAAAACTCAGTACTTCCCAGACCACCCAGAAAGTTGTAAATTTAATAGAACTAAACATTTCAAAAAGCAGATTACAAACAATTCCAGATTGTGCTGATTTAGAATGCACATTGAATGAAGACGCCCTAGAAGCGCTTTCCGGTCAAACCATTAATAGTACATATACTATATCGGCAAGTTTCACCCCTGGTGAAGAGAACTTAATCAAAGCCAAGGTAGCAATTATTGACAGTGACGATCCTGAAAGTTCTTCGGAAACATTCACATATATAAGAAGGTGA
- a CDS encoding PilW family protein, whose protein sequence is MNNQKGMSLVELLAVIAILFIISGIIYGVFFTFNNNYDRISQKTSMDQSANLVLATIKQYHQTNDSYWIKYDQSGKQAYIGQDTANHLLGDSLYEMEIKVGYPTTTTIDNLKIDSQHPLSVQLTLTDQKGQKYEVETTVKRY, encoded by the coding sequence ATGAACAACCAAAAAGGAATGTCATTAGTCGAGCTTCTTGCTGTAATTGCCATACTTTTCATCATTTCAGGAATTATCTATGGAGTATTTTTTACTTTCAATAACAATTACGATCGCATTTCACAAAAAACCAGTATGGACCAGTCTGCCAATCTAGTACTGGCAACCATTAAACAGTATCACCAAACAAATGATTCTTACTGGATCAAATATGACCAATCAGGAAAGCAAGCTTACATTGGCCAAGACACAGCTAATCATTTACTTGGTGATTCCCTATATGAGATGGAGATAAAAGTTGGCTACCCAACAACAACAACCATTGATAACCTAAAGATAGATTCACAGCACCCGCTTTCAGTTCAATTGACCTTAACTGATCAAAAAGGGCAGAAATATGAAGTTGAAACGACAGTGAAAAGGTATTAA